Proteins from a genomic interval of Pseudodesulfovibrio nedwellii:
- a CDS encoding ABC transporter substrate-binding protein has translation MKGFLKGIGLLTLMLVCSAFLLAGCGEEKSNTIKIGFNLPLTGDIPEVGEGSKNAAEMYLKDINDAGGLEVGGQKYMLEFVYMDNESKAESATNVALKLIDQEDVVAIIGPNSSKQAVPAGGTCNENRVPMISPWSTNPNTTLDRPWVFRAAFLDPFQGPVVADFAAKKFDAKTAAVIFDVSNDYSKGLAEIFKTSWEAKGLGPVVAFESHGTKDQDFSAQLTTVIAANPDFIFVPDNYNQVALIIQQARDLGYKGPFMGSDAWGTPDLIKLCGDECYGNFFSTHYAAAGAKGATKIFIDRYEKIYGATPADYAALTWDSIGIMIEAIKNAGKVESDPVAMRKAVREGLSAIKSFDGITGSSKFDAQGDPIKCAVVVKISDKGEFVFEESVCP, from the coding sequence ATGAAAGGTTTTCTTAAAGGTATAGGCCTGCTGACCCTGATGTTGGTATGCAGCGCCTTTCTGCTGGCCGGTTGCGGTGAGGAAAAGTCTAATACAATCAAAATCGGCTTCAACCTGCCCCTGACCGGCGACATCCCGGAAGTCGGCGAAGGTTCCAAGAACGCAGCCGAAATGTATCTCAAAGATATCAATGACGCAGGCGGCCTGGAAGTGGGCGGTCAGAAGTACATGCTCGAATTCGTCTACATGGATAACGAGTCCAAAGCCGAATCTGCCACAAACGTCGCTCTGAAACTCATCGACCAGGAAGACGTTGTCGCCATCATCGGCCCCAACTCCTCCAAGCAAGCTGTACCCGCAGGTGGTACCTGCAACGAAAACCGCGTCCCCATGATTTCCCCGTGGTCCACCAACCCGAACACCACACTGGATCGCCCCTGGGTCTTCCGTGCAGCCTTCCTCGATCCTTTCCAGGGCCCCGTTGTTGCCGACTTTGCTGCCAAGAAATTTGACGCCAAGACTGCTGCTGTCATCTTTGATGTCTCCAACGACTACTCCAAGGGTCTGGCCGAAATCTTCAAGACTTCCTGGGAAGCAAAGGGCCTCGGCCCGGTCGTGGCTTTCGAGTCTCACGGTACCAAGGACCAGGACTTCTCCGCTCAGCTGACCACAGTTATCGCTGCCAACCCGGACTTCATCTTCGTGCCTGACAACTACAATCAGGTTGCCCTGATCATCCAGCAGGCTCGCGACCTCGGATACAAAGGTCCCTTCATGGGCTCCGATGCCTGGGGTACACCTGACCTGATCAAGCTGTGCGGTGACGAATGCTACGGCAACTTCTTCTCCACCCACTATGCTGCTGCAGGAGCCAAAGGCGCCACCAAGATCTTCATTGATCGCTATGAAAAAATCTACGGAGCCACTCCGGCTGACTACGCAGCCCTGACTTGGGATTCCATCGGCATCATGATCGAAGCCATCAAGAACGCCGGCAAGGTCGAGTCCGATCCCGTTGCCATGCGTAAGGCCGTCCGCGAGGGCCTGTCTGCCATCAAGTCTTTTGACGGTATCACCGGTTCCTCCAAGTTTGACGCACAGGGCGATCCCATCAAATGCGCTGTGGTCGTCAAGATCTCTGACAAGGGCGAATTCGTCTTCGAAGAGTCTGTCTGCCCATAA
- the cysC gene encoding adenylyl-sulfate kinase, whose translation MPENKYKCKFRGEVCRGHREMRNGYRAMTLWFCGLSGAGKSTIAHAVEKRLFDEGARTYTFDGDNVRHGLCGDLSFSPEGRAENIRRISEMTKLFMDAGTICLCAFITPEHNSQQRLRGMHEDGDFFLVHVDCPVEVCEERDVKGYYKLAREGKIKNYTGISAPFDTPESPDLRLDTTSCNIDECVDQVFAFLKEKISLLDVK comes from the coding sequence ATGCCGGAGAATAAGTATAAATGTAAGTTTCGCGGAGAAGTCTGCCGGGGACACCGCGAAATGCGTAACGGATACCGCGCCATGACTCTCTGGTTTTGCGGACTGTCCGGTGCGGGAAAATCGACCATTGCCCATGCTGTAGAAAAACGACTCTTTGATGAAGGAGCACGTACATACACCTTTGATGGCGACAATGTCCGTCACGGTCTATGCGGCGACCTCTCGTTTTCACCAGAAGGACGCGCTGAGAATATCCGACGCATCAGCGAAATGACAAAGCTATTCATGGATGCCGGTACTATTTGTCTATGTGCATTCATCACTCCCGAACACAACTCACAGCAGCGTCTCCGTGGCATGCATGAGGATGGGGATTTCTTCCTCGTCCATGTGGACTGCCCGGTGGAAGTCTGTGAAGAACGCGATGTAAAAGGGTATTACAAGCTCGCCCGTGAGGGGAAAATCAAAAATTACACTGGAATCAGTGCACCGTTTGACACTCCCGAATCGCCAGATCTGCGCTTGGATACAACATCTTGTAATATTGACGAATGCGTTGATCAGGTGTTCGCCTTTCTTAAAGAGAAAATCTCCCTTTTAGATGTGAAATAG
- a CDS encoding long-chain-fatty-acid--CoA ligase codes for MEHINRPWLKAYDPDVPPTLDYDKIPLFGFLDRAAHKWPKRKAIVFKNWSITYAKLKTQSEIFAANLKTAGIRKGDRVALMLPNLPQTIIAFWGVLRAGAVGVMTNPLYMETEIVHQFNDADVRCCITLDMLWPKLDKLRDSIPVEKFFITTIGEGLKFPLSTLYKLQAKKNGTAPKVPYDGKQIFSFKELTKGREKFTDKKVDHHDTALLQYTGGTTGVAKGCILTHSNISANMQQCHAMMHTLGKKKETFLGILPYFHIYGLTTCLAWPTSLGATLAPFPRYVPLDVLKGINKLKPTVFPGAPSLYISLLQQKDIDKYDLKSIEVCVSGSAPMPVEYMEQFKKRSGTSITEGYGLTEASPVTHFNPLEGISKVGSIGLPFPDTDAKIVDMDVGGEPLPPGKRGELVVRGPQIMKGYYNRPDATADVLRNGWLYTGDIATMDEEGYFYIVDRKKDLIISGGYNIYPREIDEVLHSHPMIKEAVSVGIPHETRGEIVKAYVITQPGEELSRSDVIAYCREKLANYKVPRKVEFRKDLPKTMVGKVLRRALRDEETAKVEAKKAQKALKKAKKAEDHAGE; via the coding sequence ATGGAGCATATAAACCGCCCCTGGCTCAAGGCGTACGACCCTGACGTGCCGCCCACGCTTGACTATGACAAGATCCCCCTGTTCGGCTTTCTGGACAGGGCCGCGCACAAATGGCCCAAACGTAAGGCTATTGTTTTCAAGAACTGGTCGATAACATACGCCAAACTTAAAACTCAGAGCGAAATTTTCGCGGCCAATCTCAAAACGGCCGGGATACGTAAAGGAGACCGGGTCGCCCTGATGCTCCCCAACCTGCCGCAGACGATCATTGCCTTTTGGGGTGTGCTTCGCGCGGGGGCCGTTGGAGTCATGACCAATCCGCTCTATATGGAAACAGAGATAGTCCACCAATTCAACGACGCAGACGTACGATGCTGCATCACTCTAGACATGCTTTGGCCCAAACTGGACAAACTACGGGACTCCATCCCGGTAGAAAAATTTTTCATCACCACCATAGGTGAAGGCTTGAAGTTCCCCTTAAGCACTCTTTACAAACTTCAAGCCAAAAAAAACGGCACCGCGCCCAAAGTTCCCTATGACGGAAAGCAGATTTTTTCCTTCAAGGAGTTAACGAAAGGCCGTGAAAAATTCACCGACAAGAAAGTAGACCATCACGACACCGCCCTTCTGCAATACACAGGCGGAACCACAGGAGTGGCAAAAGGATGCATCCTGACCCATTCCAACATCAGCGCGAACATGCAACAATGCCATGCCATGATGCACACCTTGGGGAAAAAAAAGGAAACATTCCTCGGAATCCTCCCCTATTTTCATATATATGGACTGACGACCTGTCTTGCCTGGCCGACCAGTCTGGGGGCAACACTGGCTCCGTTTCCGCGCTATGTTCCTCTTGACGTACTCAAAGGAATCAACAAGCTCAAACCGACCGTATTCCCCGGTGCACCGTCACTGTATATTTCCCTACTTCAGCAAAAAGACATCGACAAATACGATCTAAAGTCCATTGAAGTGTGTGTTTCCGGCTCTGCCCCCATGCCTGTCGAATACATGGAACAATTCAAAAAAAGGTCTGGCACATCCATTACCGAGGGGTATGGGTTGACGGAGGCGTCACCCGTCACCCATTTCAACCCGCTAGAAGGTATCAGCAAAGTCGGCTCTATTGGGCTGCCTTTCCCTGATACTGACGCCAAGATCGTCGACATGGATGTCGGCGGAGAACCTTTGCCTCCAGGGAAACGAGGAGAACTGGTTGTCCGTGGCCCGCAAATAATGAAAGGCTACTATAATCGCCCGGACGCCACGGCCGACGTCCTACGAAATGGCTGGCTCTACACCGGCGATATCGCCACCATGGATGAAGAGGGATACTTCTACATAGTGGATCGCAAAAAAGATCTAATCATTTCAGGTGGTTATAACATATATCCGCGCGAAATAGATGAAGTCCTGCACTCCCACCCCATGATCAAGGAAGCTGTCTCCGTTGGAATTCCCCACGAAACACGCGGCGAAATCGTCAAAGCCTATGTAATCACCCAGCCCGGAGAAGAACTCTCCCGCAGCGATGTCATAGCTTACTGTCGAGAAAAGCTTGCCAATTACAAAGTCCCTCGCAAAGTCGAATTCAGAAAAGACCTGCCCAAAACCATGGTCGGCAAAGTCCTCCGCCGAGCCCTGCGCGATGAAGAAACGGCCAAAGTCGAAGCGAAAAAAGCCCAAAAGGCTCTCAAAAAAGCAAAAAAAGCAGAAGATCATGCCGGAGAATAA
- a CDS encoding winged helix-turn-helix transcriptional regulator translates to MADQVENVVTGMLITDGCYLKPSKSTRVLAILDALSRDSRLSQFELGKQLHLSGAMVNQYLKQLQSEGLVEFFPINGKSYSYTLTDQGRQSRQRMFSDYSSETVRLYSTIKEFVLDRLTVLESQGKRKLALFGASETCEVVLSALRDTGFQVLALLDNDTKKQGQIFNGHVVSAPHVLDQVDCDAVVITSFGKQAEIYEQLKPYSEKRGFQIVRF, encoded by the coding sequence ATGGCAGATCAAGTTGAAAATGTGGTTACCGGAATGTTGATAACCGACGGGTGCTATCTCAAGCCGAGCAAAAGTACGCGTGTGCTTGCCATTCTGGATGCCCTTTCAAGGGATTCCAGATTGTCCCAGTTCGAGCTGGGCAAACAGCTTCATTTGTCTGGGGCTATGGTCAATCAATATCTCAAACAACTCCAATCCGAGGGGCTGGTTGAATTTTTTCCTATCAACGGGAAGAGTTATAGCTATACTCTTACGGATCAAGGGCGTCAGTCCCGGCAGCGGATGTTTTCGGATTATTCTTCTGAAACGGTCCGTCTGTATTCGACCATCAAAGAGTTTGTTTTGGATCGGCTCACTGTTTTGGAGAGCCAAGGAAAAAGAAAGTTGGCGTTATTCGGTGCATCCGAGACCTGCGAAGTGGTTTTGTCCGCTCTAAGGGATACAGGATTTCAGGTCCTGGCGCTTCTTGATAATGATACGAAGAAACAGGGGCAGATTTTTAACGGCCATGTGGTTTCCGCACCGCATGTTCTGGATCAGGTGGACTGCGATGCCGTAGTCATCACCTCTTTTGGCAAGCAGGCCGAGATTTATGAGCAGCTCAAGCCGTATTCCGAAAAGCGCGGATTTCAAATTGTGAGATTCTGA
- a CDS encoding N-acetylneuraminate synthase family protein, whose amino-acid sequence MKQIQSVTLRSGVTIGKGHPCFIVAEIGNNHQGEYDIAQRMIDEAAAAGVQGVKFQKRDNEALLTREGRAAPYTGPNSFGPTYGEHRNALELSIEQMRQLKEYSESKGLVFFASAWDEPSLEQIVGLNVELLKISSAELVNVPLVRKYAATGIPIILSTGMSGLEDIDVAMAEIRNFHDNVILLHCNSTYPCPEEQIGLPVMEALIERYDVPVGYSGHEKGIGPSVGAAALNACVVERHFTLDKTLKGTDHQASLEPQELASMVTMIREVEKAIQVKGKVVFPDEQAASKKLRKCIVFSRELPAGHVLTEADLTTRCPRVGVSPVHWDEVLGAVLNRSVKHEEPVQWDTLRLTEVEVAGAVSS is encoded by the coding sequence ATGAAACAGATTCAGTCCGTCACACTTCGTTCAGGCGTCACCATTGGCAAGGGCCATCCTTGTTTTATCGTCGCAGAGATTGGTAATAACCATCAGGGTGAATACGACATCGCACAAAGGATGATCGACGAAGCCGCTGCCGCCGGTGTGCAAGGTGTCAAGTTCCAGAAAAGGGACAACGAGGCCTTGTTGACCCGTGAAGGTAGGGCAGCCCCGTATACAGGTCCCAATAGTTTTGGTCCGACGTACGGTGAGCATCGCAATGCTTTGGAGCTGTCCATTGAGCAGATGAGACAACTCAAGGAGTATAGCGAATCCAAGGGGCTGGTATTTTTCGCTTCTGCTTGGGATGAACCCAGCTTGGAGCAGATCGTTGGTCTGAATGTGGAACTGCTCAAAATCAGTTCTGCCGAATTGGTCAACGTGCCGTTGGTCCGTAAATATGCGGCCACCGGTATTCCTATTATTCTTTCCACTGGCATGAGTGGGCTTGAAGACATCGACGTGGCCATGGCGGAAATTCGCAATTTTCATGACAACGTGATTCTGTTGCATTGTAATTCCACCTACCCCTGCCCGGAAGAACAGATTGGTTTGCCGGTCATGGAGGCGCTTATTGAGCGTTATGATGTCCCGGTTGGTTATTCTGGTCACGAAAAAGGTATTGGTCCTAGTGTCGGGGCAGCGGCTTTAAATGCCTGTGTGGTTGAACGACATTTTACTTTGGACAAGACTCTTAAGGGAACAGATCATCAGGCTTCTCTTGAACCTCAAGAGCTGGCGTCCATGGTGACCATGATCCGTGAAGTCGAAAAGGCCATTCAGGTCAAAGGTAAGGTCGTATTCCCTGACGAGCAGGCCGCATCCAAGAAATTGCGCAAGTGCATTGTGTTTTCCCGTGAATTGCCTGCCGGGCATGTCCTTACAGAAGCGGATCTGACAACCCGTTGCCCTCGGGTAGGCGTATCTCCTGTCCATTGGGATGAGGTGTTGGGAGCGGTTCTTAATCGTTCCGTGAAGCACGAAGAGCCAGTGCAATGGGATACTTTGCGTCTTACGGAAGTTGAAGTGGCCGGAGCGGTATCGTCTTAA
- a CDS encoding chemotaxis protein, with product MSQTDILLETGTNELEIIEFFINEKTEKGIETQYFGVNVAKVLEVVEAPEGLEGSEAAVHPSFLGTIPLRDLILPVVDLSVWLKIDKADDVNEPVIVTEFNAMITGFLVSGVTQIHRVNWADVEPPSKYFSSMDTNCITGTIKIKDRFVLMLDLEQVLADLDESGQTEANLSDLVSEERYRALVADDSTSVRQLLEKNFTNANFEVTMVGDGAEAWAKLEAIKNKATEEGKSPLYYLDAVVSDVEMPQMDGYTLTRRIKEDPVLKVLPVTLFSSLISKSVLHKGKAVMADAQVTKPEFNGLTQKVIDLIQGWEGREAG from the coding sequence ATGAGTCAGACGGATATTTTATTGGAGACTGGGACCAATGAGCTTGAAATCATTGAGTTCTTCATTAATGAAAAGACAGAGAAAGGCATTGAGACTCAGTACTTTGGTGTTAACGTGGCCAAAGTTCTTGAGGTGGTCGAAGCCCCGGAAGGCCTGGAAGGGTCTGAGGCGGCAGTTCATCCCAGTTTTCTTGGGACGATTCCTTTGCGTGATCTGATTTTGCCTGTTGTCGATTTGAGTGTGTGGTTGAAAATTGACAAGGCAGATGATGTGAACGAACCCGTCATTGTCACTGAATTCAACGCCATGATTACAGGTTTTTTGGTTTCCGGTGTGACACAGATTCATCGTGTGAATTGGGCAGACGTCGAACCGCCCAGTAAATATTTTTCTTCCATGGACACCAACTGCATCACCGGTACGATTAAGATAAAGGATCGTTTTGTCTTGATGCTTGATCTTGAGCAGGTGTTGGCCGATTTGGATGAATCCGGGCAAACTGAGGCCAATTTGAGCGACCTGGTCTCCGAAGAACGCTATCGGGCTCTTGTTGCGGATGATTCAACATCGGTGCGTCAGTTGCTGGAAAAGAATTTTACGAATGCGAATTTCGAAGTGACCATGGTCGGCGATGGGGCCGAAGCATGGGCAAAGTTGGAGGCCATCAAGAACAAGGCCACAGAAGAAGGGAAGAGTCCTTTGTATTACTTGGACGCCGTGGTTTCTGATGTGGAGATGCCGCAGATGGATGGCTACACATTAACACGTCGGATAAAAGAAGACCCGGTACTTAAGGTGTTGCCTGTAACCCTGTTCTCTTCCTTGATTTCGAAATCAGTTCTTCACAAAGGCAAGGCTGTCATGGCTGATGCTCAGGTGACCAAGCCGGAGTTCAACGGATTGACCCAGAAGGTCATCGACTTGATTCAAGGATGGGAAGGCCGAGAAGCCGGTTAG
- a CDS encoding DUF2325 domain-containing protein, with amino-acid sequence MCAALVGGMDRLKREYVTEAKKNGVKLKHFTGKERKISQSLGNVDFVVLFTNKVSHKARKDVLDAVRGKDVPVYMHHSCGISTLRKQLGEVVG; translated from the coding sequence ATGTGTGCCGCTCTCGTAGGTGGAATGGACCGACTGAAAAGAGAATATGTGACTGAAGCCAAAAAAAACGGCGTCAAGCTCAAACACTTCACAGGTAAAGAGCGAAAAATATCCCAATCTCTTGGCAATGTTGATTTTGTCGTCCTGTTTACCAACAAAGTCTCACACAAAGCACGCAAAGACGTCCTCGACGCAGTGCGCGGCAAGGACGTCCCTGTATACATGCATCACTCTTGTGGAATAAGCACTCTTCGCAAACAGTTGGGCGAAGTCGTCGGCTAA
- a CDS encoding right-handed parallel beta-helix repeat-containing protein: MPQHHHIFKRLSHYFASALLAVLIFSFPALSADTTVVGTGSPTQDVPNVQAAVDKGGSVLLKGKFNFGSEGRVKLTKNIRISGETDSIGEPKTIITGGFWTFYAPLPYKDAPPSGKGPIVAVSSIRFDGSKGTPLHFPYVSGLDIRGCTVTDVIPQQVDIEWSEADTLAFQAGVIVGNRIVHTKGPLKKAVSGTIRIENNRFFMENKHPDSTAGFGVLTDWTTGAEITIKDNIILRTSRNGIEVLDNTRDAKGNGSISISGNRITTDEEGIPYPHKYGPNGIVAGWYFDTRGGANFSRNNRIAITGNRIEGRGDASTGILLYANDIVATCNDVVMGGGVSARGIVQTGSRGFFANNRVRGEARYALYCYPFESLKATANTFAWTELNDFTGIKGHILLGGQVNVVVGSVPALLDKGKGNRVVDTPPCALPEVDPEGESWEPVE; encoded by the coding sequence ATGCCGCAACATCACCACATATTCAAACGCTTAAGCCACTATTTTGCCTCGGCACTTCTTGCCGTACTTATTTTTTCATTCCCAGCGTTATCTGCCGACACAACCGTTGTCGGCACAGGTTCGCCCACTCAAGATGTGCCGAATGTTCAGGCCGCCGTGGACAAAGGCGGATCGGTCCTCCTCAAAGGGAAATTCAATTTTGGGTCTGAAGGCCGAGTAAAACTCACAAAAAACATTCGTATTTCCGGCGAAACCGATTCCATTGGAGAACCAAAGACCATCATTACCGGCGGTTTCTGGACCTTCTACGCTCCCCTGCCCTACAAGGATGCACCTCCGTCTGGAAAAGGTCCCATCGTGGCTGTCAGTTCCATCCGATTCGATGGCTCAAAAGGAACCCCGCTCCACTTCCCCTATGTAAGCGGCCTGGATATACGGGGATGCACCGTAACAGATGTCATTCCTCAACAAGTTGACATTGAATGGTCTGAGGCCGACACCCTTGCATTTCAAGCCGGAGTCATCGTGGGCAACCGCATTGTCCATACCAAAGGACCGTTAAAAAAAGCGGTGAGCGGAACAATCAGAATTGAAAACAACCGTTTCTTCATGGAAAACAAACACCCCGACAGTACAGCCGGATTCGGTGTTCTCACAGACTGGACCACGGGCGCGGAAATTACCATCAAGGACAATATCATCCTCCGTACATCTCGAAACGGCATAGAAGTGTTGGACAACACACGCGACGCCAAAGGCAACGGCTCCATCTCCATATCCGGCAATCGCATAACAACGGACGAGGAAGGCATTCCCTATCCTCACAAATATGGCCCAAACGGCATTGTAGCGGGCTGGTACTTCGACACTCGCGGTGGCGCGAACTTTTCACGCAACAACCGTATTGCCATCACAGGCAACCGCATCGAGGGCCGAGGTGATGCCTCAACCGGTATTCTGCTCTATGCCAATGACATCGTGGCCACCTGCAATGATGTCGTCATGGGCGGCGGCGTCAGCGCTCGTGGCATTGTCCAAACCGGTTCACGCGGTTTTTTCGCGAACAATAGAGTGCGCGGCGAAGCTCGATATGCCCTTTACTGCTACCCATTCGAATCACTCAAAGCCACGGCCAACACCTTTGCATGGACTGAACTAAACGATTTCACGGGTATCAAAGGCCACATCCTACTCGGCGGTCAGGTTAATGTAGTTGTCGGCTCGGTCCCGGCACTGCTCGACAAAGGCAAAGGCAATCGCGTGGTAGACACTCCGCCATGTGCCCTCCCAGAAGTTGACCCCGAAGGCGAATCCTGGGAACCCGTCGAATAG
- the groL gene encoding chaperonin GroEL (60 kDa chaperone family; promotes refolding of misfolded polypeptides especially under stressful conditions; forms two stacked rings of heptamers to form a barrel-shaped 14mer; ends can be capped by GroES; misfolded proteins enter the barrel where they are refolded when GroES binds), translating into MAKAIDYKAVAREGMQNGVNILANAVKVTLGPKGRNVMLEKTWGAPQVTKDGVTVAEKIDLEDKLENMGAQMVKEVASKTNEIAGDGTTTATVLAQSIFNEGVKLLAAGRNPMCIKRGIDMAVDALAEELEAMAKPVKKSSEIAQIGSISANNDMTIGEILAEAVERVGDNGVITVEESQGLSTQLDVVEGMQWDQGYLSPYFINDGDKQAAVYEDPFILLSEGKISSIKPLVPILEAVAKAGRPLLIVAETVENDALAGLTINAMRGSLKVCAVKAPGFGERRKDMIRDIAIMTGATPVSEDTAVTLESIQPNDFGTAKKVVVDKNNTLVVDGAGDKEVVARRCEEIMNMVNNSSSDYDREKLQERLAKMVGGVAVIKVGAPTEIEMKERKDRVEDALNATRAAVDEGIVAGGGTALVRAGKALAKVKGANDTEQAGVDIVVRAIEEPLRQIANNCGLEGTVIVEKVKALKGNNGFNAATGEYTDLVKAGVIDPKKVTRIALQNAASVSSMLLTTECAISEAVIEED; encoded by the coding sequence ATGGCGAAAGCAATTGATTACAAAGCGGTTGCCCGTGAGGGCATGCAAAACGGCGTCAACATCCTGGCCAACGCCGTCAAAGTTACTCTCGGTCCCAAGGGCCGCAACGTCATGTTGGAAAAAACCTGGGGTGCTCCTCAGGTAACCAAAGACGGCGTGACTGTAGCCGAAAAGATCGACTTGGAAGACAAGCTCGAAAACATGGGCGCACAGATGGTCAAGGAAGTCGCTTCCAAGACCAATGAAATCGCCGGAGACGGAACCACCACTGCTACAGTGTTGGCCCAGTCCATTTTCAACGAAGGCGTCAAGCTGCTGGCTGCCGGCCGCAACCCCATGTGCATCAAACGCGGTATCGACATGGCTGTCGACGCTCTGGCTGAAGAACTGGAAGCAATGGCCAAACCGGTCAAAAAGAGCTCCGAAATCGCCCAAATTGGTTCTATTTCCGCCAACAACGACATGACTATCGGTGAAATCCTCGCCGAAGCCGTGGAAAGAGTCGGCGACAACGGCGTCATCACCGTTGAAGAATCCCAGGGCCTGTCCACCCAGTTGGACGTGGTCGAGGGTATGCAATGGGATCAGGGTTACCTCTCCCCTTACTTCATCAATGACGGTGACAAACAGGCCGCTGTTTACGAAGACCCGTTCATCCTGCTCTCCGAGGGCAAAATTTCCAGCATCAAACCGCTGGTTCCCATCTTGGAAGCCGTGGCCAAAGCCGGACGTCCCCTGCTCATCGTCGCCGAGACGGTTGAGAATGACGCTCTTGCCGGTCTGACCATTAACGCCATGCGCGGTTCCCTGAAAGTCTGCGCCGTTAAGGCTCCCGGCTTCGGTGAACGCCGCAAGGACATGATCCGCGACATCGCCATCATGACCGGCGCGACTCCGGTTTCAGAAGACACCGCTGTCACTCTGGAATCCATCCAGCCGAACGATTTCGGTACCGCCAAGAAAGTGGTTGTTGACAAAAACAACACCTTGGTCGTGGATGGTGCAGGCGACAAGGAAGTCGTAGCACGCCGCTGCGAAGAGATCATGAACATGGTCAACAACTCTTCCAGTGACTACGACCGCGAAAAGCTGCAAGAACGTCTGGCCAAAATGGTCGGCGGTGTAGCTGTCATCAAGGTCGGCGCTCCTACAGAAATCGAAATGAAAGAACGCAAGGACCGCGTTGAAGACGCCCTGAACGCCACCCGCGCAGCCGTTGACGAAGGTATCGTCGCCGGCGGCGGAACCGCTCTGGTTCGCGCTGGTAAAGCCCTGGCCAAGGTCAAGGGTGCCAACGACACCGAGCAGGCCGGTGTGGACATCGTCGTTCGCGCCATCGAAGAGCCTCTGCGCCAGATCGCCAACAACTGCGGCCTCGAAGGCACAGTCATTGTCGAAAAGGTCAAAGCCCTCAAGGGCAACAACGGCTTCAACGCCGCCACTGGCGAGTACACCGATCTGGTTAAGGCCGGTGTCATCGACCCGAAAAAGGTCACTCGCATCGCCCTGCAGAACGCCGCTTCCGTGTCCAGCATGTTGCTGACCACCGAATGCGCCATCTCCGAGGCTGTGATCGAAGAAGACTAG
- a CDS encoding co-chaperone GroES produces the protein MGLKPLHDRVIVQRKEEEDRTAGGIYIPDSAKEKPQNGIIIAAGPECKTVQDGDIILFAKYAGSEFSMDGDELVIMREDDILGVFA, from the coding sequence ATGGGCTTGAAACCATTGCATGACCGCGTCATCGTTCAGAGGAAAGAAGAAGAGGACAGAACTGCCGGGGGCATCTACATCCCGGATTCCGCAAAAGAGAAGCCGCAGAACGGCATTATCATAGCAGCTGGCCCCGAGTGCAAAACCGTTCAGGACGGCGACATCATCCTGTTCGCGAAGTATGCAGGCAGCGAATTCTCCATGGACGGCGACGAGCTGGTCATCATGAGAGAAGACGACATCCTCGGCGTCTTTGCATAA